A genome region from Schlesneria paludicola DSM 18645 includes the following:
- a CDS encoding VOC family protein, whose protein sequence is MAPVRVGGQIAGSTSFTFVMKDITVARQKITTFLWFDNQAEEAANFYVSLFKNSKVNRVTRNAEGGPGRAGSAMTVEFALSGVEFIALNGGPHFKFTEAISLSVDCESQAEIDELWEKLSEGGQKSRCGWLKDRYGLSWQIVPSAISELMSGKEPTKTRRAMEAMMTMTKLDIQKLKAAYEAG, encoded by the coding sequence ATGGCACCCGTGCGCGTTGGCGGCCAGATCGCGGGATCAACCAGTTTCACGTTCGTCATGAAGGACATCACTGTGGCACGTCAAAAAATCACAACATTTCTGTGGTTCGACAACCAGGCTGAAGAAGCCGCGAACTTTTATGTCTCACTGTTTAAGAACTCCAAAGTCAACCGAGTCACACGGAATGCCGAAGGCGGCCCCGGGCGCGCCGGATCGGCAATGACCGTGGAGTTCGCTCTGTCGGGTGTTGAGTTCATTGCTCTCAACGGTGGTCCGCACTTTAAATTTACCGAAGCCATTTCCTTGTCGGTGGACTGCGAATCCCAGGCGGAAATTGACGAGCTGTGGGAAAAACTGTCGGAAGGAGGACAAAAGTCGCGGTGTGGCTGGCTGAAAGACAGGTACGGCCTTTCCTGGCAAATCGTCCCATCCGCCATCAGCGAACTCATGTCGGGCAAGGAACCGACGAAAACCAGACGCGCCATGGAGGCGATGATGACCATGACCAAGCTCGACATTCAGAAGCTCAAAGCGGCCTACGAAGCAGGTTGA
- a CDS encoding hybrid sensor histidine kinase/response regulator, whose protein sequence is MDFFRQLFNTSSFPARWSCGQWSPGLGWLHILSDLGIWSAYFAIPIVLAFFAIRRRDLPFRRIFFLFGLFILLCGTTHLMDAIIFWWPAYRLAGLIKLVTAVISWITVLALIRIVPTVIEMRSPEELEHEIAARRHAEAALGLANAELERRVNERTRELTHSIATLHKERELFRTTLASICDGVVVTDLTGSVTFVNGVAEALMDCDATRTLGTPLNQSFRPIDEQSRQPLESPIKSALREGAPVNQINHAVLISRTGIERPIDASAAPLRDEHGSITGAVLVFRDISERRQRERERDARERVFRTLAEWIPQLAWMANPDGHVFWYNRRWYDYTGTTFEQVEGWGWESFVHPDERPKVMARWKSSIATGEPFDMEFTIRDRSNNYGTFLTRVMPVRDDKSQIVRWFGTNTDITELKQAREALAASEKRLRLALDAGSMGVLDWDLRTNHVVWSERLEALHGLPAGAFGGTYDDAKALVHPDDRARVDRCIHDAMQHDADYDVEFRNVWPDRSVHWTAAKGKVLVGTDGRPERMIGVCMDINQRKRSEQTARFLAETSAALTTLGEIDSTLQNVASLVVPGFADWITIDLLEDNGRLRRVAVAHDNPAKVELANEIYRRFPPDPNVNHGVWQILRTGESEIVPQITDEILNRSIPQPQLRQTMQQLGLKSYIGVPLNLRGKTLGVMTFVSADSYHIYDDTDLALAQDLAGRAAIAIENSQLYRNLRDADRRKDEFLATLAHELRNPLAPIRNGLQLLPLIAANRQTVGETIAMMERQVTQLVRLVDDLMDVSRINRGKLELRTERVALSTIVQNAVETSRPLLVQMGHQLSIQLPEEPTLLQADPVRLAQAISNLLNNAAKYGDRNGQIALTATVQSAPPATEQNALTAAPQNRMVTISVKDSGIGIAPEQIPHLFVMFSQVSSAQGKSQGGLGIGLTLVKQLVEMHGGQVEAKSEGPGLGSEFIIRLPLVIDAQNTEACLNGTPPDEPPQTSLRVLIVDDNRDAAESLAMMLRCMGNDTRTAYDGPDGIDLAREYHPDIILLDIGLPTLNGYEVCRQIRQEPWGTQIAIFALTGWGQDDDRRQSHEAGFDHHFVKPVDPQLLMKTLRERQQIHT, encoded by the coding sequence ATGGATTTTTTTCGACAGCTCTTCAACACGTCAAGCTTCCCCGCTCGCTGGTCGTGCGGACAGTGGAGTCCTGGGCTTGGATGGCTGCATATTCTTTCGGATCTCGGGATCTGGTCCGCCTATTTTGCGATTCCGATTGTCTTGGCATTTTTTGCGATCCGGCGGCGCGATCTGCCGTTTCGCCGCATCTTTTTCTTATTTGGATTGTTCATCTTATTGTGCGGCACAACCCACTTGATGGATGCGATCATCTTCTGGTGGCCTGCCTATCGCCTGGCCGGTTTGATCAAACTGGTGACGGCTGTCATTTCCTGGATCACGGTCCTGGCGCTCATTCGTATCGTCCCCACCGTCATCGAGATGCGCAGCCCGGAAGAATTGGAACACGAGATCGCGGCGCGACGACACGCCGAAGCGGCCCTGGGTCTGGCCAATGCGGAACTCGAACGCCGCGTCAATGAACGGACGCGCGAATTGACGCACTCGATCGCCACTTTGCATAAAGAGCGAGAGTTGTTCCGTACAACGCTCGCCAGTATCTGCGATGGCGTCGTCGTCACCGATCTGACCGGAAGTGTTACCTTCGTGAATGGCGTTGCCGAAGCGTTGATGGACTGCGACGCAACCCGCACCCTCGGAACACCGCTAAACCAGAGCTTTCGGCCGATCGACGAACAATCGCGCCAGCCCCTTGAATCGCCAATCAAATCGGCGCTACGCGAAGGGGCGCCCGTCAATCAAATCAATCATGCCGTGCTGATTTCCCGGACGGGTATCGAACGTCCCATCGATGCCAGCGCCGCGCCGCTGCGCGATGAACACGGCTCGATCACCGGAGCGGTCCTGGTGTTTCGCGATATCAGCGAACGACGGCAACGCGAACGCGAACGCGATGCTCGAGAACGCGTCTTTCGCACACTCGCCGAATGGATCCCCCAATTGGCCTGGATGGCGAATCCTGACGGGCATGTGTTCTGGTACAACCGTCGCTGGTACGACTACACCGGGACGACGTTTGAACAAGTCGAAGGCTGGGGTTGGGAATCGTTTGTTCATCCGGACGAGCGACCAAAGGTCATGGCCCGCTGGAAATCATCGATTGCAACCGGCGAACCGTTTGACATGGAATTTACGATCAGGGACCGAAGCAACAATTATGGCACATTCCTGACACGCGTCATGCCCGTCCGCGACGACAAGTCGCAAATCGTACGCTGGTTCGGAACCAATACCGATATCACCGAACTCAAACAGGCGCGGGAAGCGCTTGCCGCCAGCGAGAAAAGACTGCGCCTTGCCCTCGATGCGGGATCGATGGGTGTTTTGGATTGGGACCTTCGTACCAATCACGTCGTCTGGTCTGAACGCCTCGAAGCATTGCATGGCCTGCCGGCCGGAGCCTTCGGTGGCACGTACGACGATGCGAAGGCCCTCGTTCATCCAGATGATCGCGCGCGGGTCGACAGATGTATCCATGATGCGATGCAGCACGATGCCGACTATGACGTCGAGTTCCGCAATGTCTGGCCGGATCGAAGTGTACATTGGACCGCCGCCAAGGGAAAGGTGCTCGTCGGCACTGATGGCCGCCCCGAACGGATGATCGGCGTCTGCATGGATATCAATCAACGTAAGCGGTCCGAACAAACGGCCCGTTTTCTGGCCGAAACCAGTGCCGCGCTGACGACCCTGGGAGAAATCGACAGCACGCTTCAAAACGTGGCGTCACTCGTTGTTCCAGGTTTCGCCGACTGGATCACCATCGATCTGCTCGAAGACAACGGGCGTCTGCGGCGTGTCGCGGTGGCGCATGACAATCCTGCAAAAGTGGAACTGGCAAACGAGATCTACCGACGTTTCCCCCCCGACCCCAACGTCAATCATGGTGTCTGGCAGATCCTGAGAACGGGCGAATCCGAAATCGTACCCCAGATCACCGACGAAATTTTGAATCGCTCCATCCCACAGCCTCAGCTACGTCAGACGATGCAGCAGCTTGGATTGAAGTCTTACATCGGCGTGCCATTGAACCTGCGAGGCAAAACGCTGGGCGTCATGACGTTCGTCTCGGCCGACTCGTATCATATTTATGACGACACTGACCTGGCCCTGGCTCAGGATCTGGCTGGACGTGCCGCGATTGCGATCGAAAACTCGCAGCTTTACCGCAATCTCCGTGATGCCGATCGTCGAAAAGACGAATTCCTCGCCACACTCGCCCACGAGCTACGTAACCCTTTGGCGCCGATTCGTAACGGACTCCAACTGCTTCCGCTTATCGCGGCGAATCGTCAAACGGTCGGTGAGACGATCGCGATGATGGAGCGCCAGGTCACTCAGTTGGTTCGGCTAGTCGATGACCTGATGGATGTCAGTCGCATCAACCGTGGAAAGCTGGAACTGAGAACCGAACGAGTCGCATTGTCCACGATTGTTCAAAATGCCGTTGAAACAAGCCGACCACTGCTCGTACAGATGGGCCATCAACTTTCGATTCAATTGCCCGAAGAACCGACGCTCCTGCAAGCAGACCCCGTTCGGCTTGCTCAAGCCATATCAAACCTACTCAACAACGCGGCCAAGTACGGCGACCGGAACGGCCAGATTGCCCTCACCGCAACGGTACAGAGCGCTCCCCCTGCCACAGAGCAGAATGCACTCACTGCAGCACCGCAGAATCGAATGGTCACGATTTCGGTGAAAGATTCCGGAATTGGAATTGCCCCCGAACAAATTCCACACCTGTTTGTGATGTTCTCGCAGGTCAGTTCCGCTCAGGGAAAATCGCAGGGCGGGTTGGGGATTGGCCTGACGCTCGTCAAGCAACTGGTCGAGATGCATGGCGGCCAGGTTGAAGCGAAAAGCGAGGGCCCCGGATTGGGCTCCGAATTCATCATCCGCCTACCGCTCGTCATTGACGCGCAAAACACAGAGGCTTGCCTCAATGGCACCCCACCCGATGAACCACCGCAGACATCTCTTCGAGTCCTGATCGTCGACGATAATCGCGATGCAGCAGAGAGTCTGGCGATGATGCTGCGGTGTATGGGAAACGACACCCGTACCGCGTATGACGGTCCCGACGGTATCGATCTGGCGCGCGAATACCATCCGGACATTATTCTTTTGGATATCGGCCTACCGACTCTGAACGGCTATGAAGTTTGCCGTCAGATTCGGCAGGAACCTTGGGGGACACAGATTGCAATCTTCGCCCTCACGGGGTGGGGACAAGATGACGATCGTCGACAGTCACACGAAGCCGGCTTCGACCACCATTTCGTGAAACCCGTTGATCCGCAACTGTTAATGAAGACGCTTCGAGAACGACAGCAAATCCATACCTGA
- a CDS encoding WD40 repeat domain-containing serine/threonine-protein kinase: MDIHPNTLSGDRDARLTEMLLAWDEARIANSSLTPADFCRDCPELLPTFEKCLADLSEFDRQFLARAEVAFADHDGMMVAAQFPVVPGYELIEEIGRGGMGVVYKSRQNSLGRLVAIKTLPGSRWGMSGYADRLRQEAAGLSRVNHPNVVKIIDVVETPEAAAIVLEYVEGESLADRMKRGSISPDDAASIAFELATTMIAVHACGLLHRDIKPANILLDLRGAIKLADFGLVKEAGRVSGLTETGACFGTAFYMAPEQASGRPTDVRTDVYAIGATLYEMLSGRPPFVGVSTLDILEQVQHRDPLALRVLNPKIPRDLETICLRCLEKEPDRRLANAAKLADELDRFRRRLPILSRPIGPFERVRRWCRRRPAVASLIGLTFLSAAAIVTLLVTNNRNLTEYNLDLTHLNQHLKKLIDELDKSASAAKVLQHRAEAHERQTQDALYAADINRAALAWQHDNTRGMITLLDRHLPANGRIDQRGFEWWLLYRRAHRSHVKLLDIGTAQYLLAYTPDQRLMVAAGFDAVVRIFDPSTGIIWKQIATDQLEVNGVAFSPNGKDLATAGDDGTIRIWDLENATERLRLVSHHRKAFQLVYTTDGSQIISCGDDPIIYRLDARTGAEVSTLTGHQRDVQTLVLTDEGQTLVSAGNDRTVRFWNLKTNEQTRLMTSPGEIDTAIPVPDQNLLIMGNSLGFIQTIDLRNAQVISSTKHLDKIGALALHPNRSLLAAGDASGQIRLRRLSATGELSEEGFEPWHAHNKLIYALAWSPDGSKLISAGRDGRVISWSLAAIESAEKSEFELECRRRICLIPHSTSLLVRTPENHLMRWDWMSQSKISESTSEKLYHVATSADGKLFAAVNMHPLDGRTEGITVYQLPANRQHPLDQSPIAYWTCQGDLSNPRISMDGKSVAVSRWYQEVPGQDADHMVWILRLPDSGKRQTPDSDNVPEIRSAERIPVPFAKDSEFSRDGTRLGLITRMGLVMWDLKEKRILWEASNNTTSSVAFSPDGALVAVAGHDRMLQLLNATDGSVRFQSTDHQGPISCLTFSPDSRVLVSGTNDGTLKFWHVTSGQELFEMAYPGFDVQRLGFTDDGKFLISQLMPADSNEPVKILTLDGSAMIPTSADQDVAPGDREFD, encoded by the coding sequence ATGGACATCCATCCCAATACACTTAGCGGTGATCGTGACGCTCGCCTGACAGAAATGTTGCTGGCCTGGGATGAGGCACGCATCGCGAACAGTTCGTTGACTCCGGCGGACTTCTGCCGTGATTGCCCCGAGCTATTGCCTACCTTTGAAAAGTGCCTCGCCGACCTGAGTGAATTCGACCGACAATTCTTAGCACGGGCCGAAGTCGCGTTTGCCGACCATGACGGAATGATGGTCGCAGCTCAATTTCCCGTCGTCCCCGGCTATGAATTGATTGAAGAAATCGGCCGCGGGGGAATGGGGGTTGTTTACAAATCGCGTCAAAATAGCCTGGGACGCCTTGTCGCCATCAAGACGCTGCCCGGGTCGCGGTGGGGAATGTCGGGATACGCGGACCGGCTACGACAAGAAGCGGCTGGTCTGTCGCGCGTCAATCATCCGAACGTGGTCAAGATCATCGACGTCGTCGAGACTCCTGAAGCGGCTGCAATCGTCCTGGAGTACGTCGAGGGTGAAAGTTTGGCGGACCGCATGAAACGCGGTTCTATCTCGCCCGACGACGCCGCCTCCATCGCATTCGAGCTGGCGACGACGATGATCGCGGTGCACGCTTGCGGACTTCTGCATCGCGACATCAAGCCCGCAAACATCCTGCTCGATCTTCGCGGCGCGATCAAGTTGGCAGACTTCGGCCTGGTCAAGGAAGCCGGTCGAGTCAGCGGGCTGACAGAGACGGGTGCCTGCTTTGGAACGGCATTCTACATGGCGCCGGAACAGGCAAGCGGTCGCCCCACCGACGTTCGAACAGACGTCTACGCAATCGGCGCCACGTTGTACGAAATGCTGTCCGGACGCCCCCCCTTTGTCGGTGTGTCGACGCTGGATATTCTCGAACAGGTGCAACATCGAGATCCGCTGGCCTTGCGAGTACTGAATCCGAAAATTCCGCGCGATCTGGAAACCATCTGCTTGCGCTGTCTGGAAAAGGAACCCGATCGTCGCCTCGCCAATGCCGCCAAACTCGCGGACGAACTCGACCGATTTCGGCGACGATTGCCCATCCTGTCACGGCCGATTGGACCGTTCGAGCGTGTTCGACGCTGGTGCCGACGCAGACCCGCCGTGGCCAGCTTGATCGGACTGACATTTCTGTCCGCTGCCGCGATCGTGACACTGTTGGTCACGAACAACCGCAATCTGACAGAATACAATCTTGATCTCACACATCTGAATCAACATCTCAAGAAGCTGATCGACGAACTCGACAAGTCCGCTTCAGCCGCCAAAGTGTTGCAGCATCGTGCCGAGGCGCATGAGCGGCAAACGCAAGACGCGCTCTATGCCGCCGATATCAACCGCGCGGCACTCGCCTGGCAGCATGACAACACCCGCGGCATGATCACGCTGCTCGATCGTCATCTACCGGCAAACGGCCGAATCGACCAACGGGGGTTCGAATGGTGGCTTCTCTATCGACGAGCCCATCGGTCTCATGTCAAGCTCCTGGACATCGGCACGGCCCAGTATCTTCTCGCCTATACACCGGATCAGCGTTTGATGGTTGCCGCGGGGTTTGATGCGGTTGTCCGCATCTTTGATCCGTCCACCGGCATCATCTGGAAGCAGATCGCAACGGATCAACTGGAAGTCAATGGCGTCGCCTTCTCACCCAACGGCAAAGACCTCGCAACGGCAGGCGACGACGGAACGATTCGTATCTGGGATCTGGAAAACGCCACGGAACGTTTGAGGCTCGTATCGCATCACCGGAAGGCCTTTCAGCTCGTTTACACGACCGATGGAAGTCAAATCATCAGTTGTGGCGACGACCCAATCATCTACAGGCTGGATGCGCGAACCGGTGCAGAAGTCTCCACGTTGACTGGACACCAGCGAGACGTCCAAACCTTGGTTTTGACCGACGAGGGGCAAACCCTTGTCTCCGCGGGTAATGACCGTACAGTTCGCTTTTGGAATCTTAAGACGAACGAACAGACCCGCCTGATGACGTCACCAGGTGAGATCGACACGGCCATTCCCGTTCCCGATCAAAACCTGCTTATCATGGGAAACAGTCTCGGCTTCATCCAGACCATCGACCTGCGGAATGCACAGGTCATTTCATCGACGAAACACTTGGACAAGATCGGGGCTCTGGCCCTCCATCCAAACCGCTCCTTGCTCGCCGCAGGTGACGCCAGCGGTCAAATTCGCCTGCGAAGACTTTCTGCGACCGGTGAGCTGTCTGAAGAAGGTTTTGAACCATGGCATGCGCATAACAAATTGATCTATGCGCTCGCCTGGTCCCCCGATGGCTCAAAACTGATCTCCGCGGGACGCGACGGCCGCGTGATCAGTTGGAGCCTGGCGGCGATCGAGTCTGCGGAGAAAAGCGAATTTGAACTCGAATGCCGACGCCGAATCTGCCTGATTCCCCATTCCACATCGCTTCTTGTGCGAACACCTGAAAACCATCTGATGCGTTGGGACTGGATGTCACAGTCAAAAATTTCCGAGAGCACGTCCGAAAAACTTTATCATGTTGCAACCTCGGCCGATGGCAAATTGTTCGCGGCCGTTAACATGCATCCCCTGGATGGCCGTACCGAGGGAATCACCGTCTATCAGCTGCCCGCGAATCGACAGCATCCGCTCGACCAATCGCCGATCGCCTATTGGACATGCCAAGGAGATCTGTCGAACCCTCGAATCTCCATGGATGGCAAGTCCGTTGCCGTTTCGCGTTGGTATCAAGAGGTCCCTGGTCAAGACGCAGACCACATGGTCTGGATTCTTCGCTTGCCCGATTCAGGCAAGCGACAGACGCCCGACAGTGACAACGTTCCCGAAATTCGGTCTGCCGAACGGATCCCCGTCCCATTCGCCAAAGATTCCGAGTTTTCACGCGATGGAACACGACTGGGCCTGATCACGCGAATGGGCCTGGTCATGTGGGATTTGAAAGAGAAAAGGATCCTCTGGGAGGCGTCGAACAACACAACCTCAAGCGTCGCGTTCAGCCCCGACGGAGCGCTGGTGGCCGTTGCCGGCCATGATCGGATGCTTCAACTTCTAAATGCAACCGATGGCTCCGTGCGATTTCAATCAACAGACCATCAGGGCCCCATCAGTTGTCTCACGTTCTCACCCGATAGCCGCGTTCTGGTTTCCGGCACAAATGATGGAACACTGAAATTCTGGCACGTCACGTCCGGCCAAGAGCTATTTGAAATGGCATACCCCGGTTTCGACGTGCAACGACTCGGCTTCACGGATGATGGAAAATTCCTGATCAGCCAACTTATGCCGGCCGACTCCAACGAACCCGTCAAAATCTTGACCCTTGACGGCTCCGCCATGATCCCAACCTCCGCAGATCAAGACGTCGCTCCGGGTGATCGCGAATTCGACTGA
- a CDS encoding TetR/AcrR family transcriptional regulator: MKRTATPDRIIDSAFQTFSQRGVLKSSLEDVATAAGLTRVTIYRHFSNKEALVAAVCQRILRPFAHAAAMGPTVTMKQYDNWLLELLKELRDLPVSQFLPCLAEIQNAFPDIHREFRRQRESAIEQIFQNAMRVVREAGYWREELNPLVVQVIFRSSVIGLGENPQIVSADISYEELCLTVIDVFRYGTLKADAR, encoded by the coding sequence ATGAAACGCACCGCAACCCCCGACCGAATCATCGACTCAGCCTTCCAGACCTTCTCGCAACGAGGCGTCCTCAAATCGAGCCTTGAGGACGTGGCGACCGCGGCAGGCCTGACGCGGGTGACGATCTATCGTCATTTTTCAAACAAAGAAGCACTCGTCGCGGCGGTTTGCCAGCGGATCTTGCGTCCGTTCGCTCACGCCGCCGCCATGGGCCCGACCGTCACGATGAAGCAGTACGACAACTGGCTGCTGGAGTTGCTCAAAGAACTGCGAGACTTGCCTGTCTCGCAATTTCTGCCATGCCTGGCCGAAATTCAAAACGCCTTTCCCGACATTCATCGGGAATTCCGACGCCAGCGAGAATCGGCCATCGAACAGATTTTCCAGAACGCAATGCGTGTGGTCCGCGAGGCGGGCTACTGGCGTGAGGAACTCAATCCACTGGTCGTTCAAGTCATATTTCGCTCATCGGTCATCGGACTGGGAGAAAATCCTCAAATTGTGTCTGCCGACATCAGCTATGAAGAACTGTGCCTGACCGTCATTGATGTGTTCCGCTATGGAACTTTGAAAGCCGATGCACGATGA
- a CDS encoding uroporphyrinogen-III synthase, whose translation MKSLIERNGGIATVAASMREIPFGDNPEAFAFAEELLSGKIDIVLFMTGVGATALLESLETRYQRAEIFAALEKTIVVVRGPKPTAVLRGWGVRIDHRAAEPNTWREVLALFEQSIPLEGRRVAVQEYGLPSTDLYHEFELRGASVRAVPVYRWALPVDIEPLKQAIRQTVAGEHNVVMFTSAQQLTNVLHVAEQIGLREEWLNAVNQRCVVASIGPTATEALKAGGLRVDLEPTHPTMGSLVKETLANAGRRMA comes from the coding sequence ATGAAGTCGCTGATCGAGCGAAACGGCGGAATCGCGACGGTTGCCGCCTCGATGAGGGAAATCCCTTTCGGTGACAATCCTGAGGCCTTCGCATTCGCGGAAGAGCTGCTGTCGGGGAAGATTGACATTGTGTTGTTCATGACAGGCGTGGGGGCCACGGCGCTGCTCGAATCGCTTGAGACGCGGTATCAGCGAGCCGAGATCTTCGCGGCGCTCGAGAAGACGATCGTTGTGGTTCGTGGGCCCAAACCGACGGCAGTGCTCCGTGGGTGGGGTGTGCGGATCGATCATCGGGCGGCCGAGCCCAATACCTGGCGCGAAGTCCTGGCGCTATTTGAGCAATCCATTCCCCTCGAAGGTCGCCGCGTTGCCGTGCAAGAGTACGGGTTGCCAAGCACAGACCTTTATCACGAATTCGAGCTCCGCGGTGCCAGCGTACGCGCGGTTCCCGTTTATCGATGGGCACTACCCGTGGATATCGAGCCACTGAAGCAAGCGATTCGGCAGACGGTCGCTGGTGAACATAACGTGGTCATGTTCACCAGCGCTCAGCAGTTGACAAATGTGCTGCACGTCGCCGAGCAGATCGGACTGCGCGAGGAATGGTTGAACGCCGTCAATCAACGCTGTGTCGTCGCTTCAATTGGTCCCACCGCCACAGAAGCCCTGAAAGCGGGAGGACTTCGTGTTGATCTGGAACCGACTCACCCCACAATGGGATCGCTTGTCAAAGAGACGCTGGCCAACGCAGGGCGCCGAATGGCTTGA